TCCGAGGCCGAGGACCTCCGCATCGCCCCCGGCGCCGACCTCTTCGAACTCCACCGACTGCGCTTCCTCGACGACCTGCTGGTCGTACTCGAACACAACCGGCTCCCGTTGGCGGCCTGCCCGGCCCTGGCCGAAACCGACTTCAACAGCGCCTCGCTGTACGCCACACTGCGCGAGGCGGACCCGCCGCAGCTGCCGCGCGTTGCCGACTACTCGGTCGAAGCCCGCCACCCGACGCCACGGGAGATCGAACTGTTCGGCATCGCGGACACCATGCCGATGCTCGTCGCGACCCAGCTGACCTTCAACCAGGCGGGCCGCCCGATCGAGCTGACCGTTCAGGTCTACCGGGGGGACCGCTACCGCTTCCGGGCCTCCATCACCAACCGGCCCTGATCAGCATCCATCCCGGCACCGCCTCGACCTGACCAGCATCCATCCCGGGCGGTGAGTCGGCGATCGCCGACTCACCGCGTAACCGCGGAGATGCCTGACCGCCGGCCACCGCCATGGGTCGGCCGGCGGTCTCCTCGACCCGCGCCGACGAGAGGTTCACTCACAGCCGCCGGGCGATGGCCAGGAGCAGGGCGAGGGCGGTAGCTGGCTCTTCTCCGGCAGGACGACAGGCCGTCGAGGTAGTACGGCCGCCGCATCCCGCGCAGTTCGGCGCCGGGGTGCGGCCGTCGCTCGTGGTCATTCGGGGTGAAAACCAGCAGCGCTCCGATGTCGGGGTGACGGCTCCCTGGACGCCGAGATGAGCCGGCGGTCCGGGGCCCGAAGCGGTGGCCGAGATCGAGGTTGGAGCGTACCAAATTTAATACCAACTAGACAGTAGCCGGCCACATGAAATACCAGTAGGGTCCAACCAGCTTCGGAACGGCGAGGAGGAGGAACCACCCCGTGAGTAACCCGCTCGACACCGTCGTCGCCCTGCACAAACAGGGGGAACCGGTCGGCATCACGTCGATCTGCTCCGCCCATCCGCTGGTCCTGCGGGCCGCGATGGCCCAGGCCCGGGAAGACGGCGACCCGGTGTTGATCGAGGCGACCTCGAACCAGGTCGACCAGGACGGCGGCTATACCGGTATGCGACCGGCGGACTTCCGGGACCTGGTGCACCGGGCCGCCGACCGGGCCGGGCTGCCTCGGGAGCGGGTCGTGCTCGGCGGTGACCACCTGGGCCCGAACCGGTGGCGTTCGTTGCCGGCAGAGCAGGCCATGGCCCGCGCCGACGTGCTCGTGGCGGCGTACGTCGAGGCCGGCTTCACGAAGATCCACCTTGACTGCAGCTACCCCTGCGCGGACGACCGGACCCCGTTGACCGACGAGGTGATGGCCGCCCGCGCCGCCCGGATGCTCGCGGTCGCCGAGAAGACCGCCGCCGCCCTGGGGCGGGCCGGGGAACTCCGGTACGTCATCGGCACCGAGGTCCCGGTTCCCGGTGGCGCCGAGGAGACGATCGAGGAACTCCTACCCACCACCGCCGGGTCGGCCCGTGGCACCCTGGCCCGGCACCGGGCGGCCTTCGCCGAGCAGGGCCTCGAGCACGTGTGGCCGCAGGTGATCGCCCTGGTCGTGCAGCCGGGCGTCGAGTTCGACCACCTCCGGGTCGTGGACTACGACCGGGACCGGACCAAGGACCTGCAGCGGGTCCTGGACGACGAGCCGGCGATGGTCTTCGAGGCCCACTCCACGGACTACCAGACGGTCCCGCGACTCGCCGCCCTGGTCGAGGATCACTGGGCCGTGCTCAAGGTCGGGCCCGGCGTGACCTTCGCGCTGCGGGAGGCCCTGTTCGCGCTGGCCGCGATCGAGGCCGAACTCGTGCCGGAGCACGACCGCTCGAGCCTGCCGGAGGTGGTCGAGCAGCGGATGTGCGCCGAGCCCGGGCAGTGGGCGAAGTACTACACCGGCGACGCCGCCGAGCAGCGCCTGGCCCGGCGGTACAGCTACAGCGACCGGATGCGCTACTACTGGCCGGACCCGGAGATCCAGGCCGCCGAGCGGCGCCTGCTGGCCAACCTGACCGACCGGATCATCCCGCTGCCGCTGCTCAGCCAGTACCTGCCCGACCAGTACCAACGGGTCCGCGACGGCACCCTCGGCAACGACCCCGTCGAGCTCGTCCTCGACCGCGTCCGCGACGTCCTGCGCGGCTACCGCCACGCGGTCACCCCGGCCCAGGGGCGGCGGGCGGCATGAGCGCCCTCCTCGACCTGCAGCCCGACTATCTGCGCCGGCGCGGCGCCCTCGACACCAGCCGCGAGATCGCCCAGCAGCCGGCCGTGTGGCGCCAGATCGGCCGGATGGCGACGGAGTCGGACGCGGCGACCGCCGCGTTTCTGAAGCCGCTGCTCGAACGGCCCGACCTGCGCATCGTCCTCACCGGCGCGGGCACCTCCGCGTACGTTGGCGAGGTGCTGGCGCCGTCGCTGCGTCGGCGGCTCGGCCGCCGGGTGGACGCCGTCGCCACCACCGACATCGTGGCCGATCCGCTGGCCTGCTTCGCCGAGGACGTCCCGACGCTGCTGGTGTCGTTCGCCCGCTCGGGCGACAGCCCGGAGAGCGTCACCGCCCCCGAGCTTGCCACGCAGGTGCTGACCGACTGCTGGCACCTGGTGGTGACCTGCAACGACCGGGGCCGGCTGGCCGGCCAGCACGCCGACCGGCCTACCTCGCAGGTGCTGCTGCTGCCCGAAGCGGCCAACGACCGGGGCTTCGCGATGACGTCCAGCTTCACCGGCATGGTGCTGGCCGGCCTGCTGACCCTGGGCGGCCCCGACGAGGACCTGGTGGAGCGGCTCGCCACCGCGGCCGAGCGGATCCTGGCCACCCGGCCGGCCGCGGCGGCCGACCTCGCCGCCCGCGGTTACTCCCGGATCGTCTACCTCGGCAGCGGGACGCTGCACGGGGTGGCCCGGGAGTCCGCGCTGAAGGTCCTGGAGCTGACCGCCGGCCGCGCGGTGGCCCTGGCCGAGTCCGCGCTGGCCTTCCGGCACGGACCGAAATCCGTGCTCAACGACCAGACCCTGGTGGTCAGCTACGAGTCCAACGACCCGTACACCAGCCAGTACGACCGCGACATGGTGGCCGAGCTGCTGCGGGTCATCCCGGAGTGCGACCTCGTCACCGTCACCGGCCACAGTGGGCAGCCGGCCAGGGACAACGCCTGGACCCTGCCCGGTCTCGAGGACGTGGACGACGCCGCGCTGGCGCTGCCCGCCGTGATCTGCGCGCAGCTGATCGGACTGCACTTCTCCCTGGCGCTCGGGCGCACGCCCGACAACCCCTTCCCCGGCGGGGAGGTCAACCGGGTCGTCCAGGGCGCGATCATGCACCCCCTGCGCCGCTGATTCGCGGCCAGACCCAACAGGTCCAGATCAGGGCCGCCCCGGCCCGGACGGCGACGTCAGCAGTGACGCCAGACGGAGGTGAGACGAATGTTCCTCGGCGTGGACGGTGGCGGCACCAAGACCGCCTTCTGCCTACTGAGGGCGGACGGCTCGGTCGTGGCCCAGGCCACCACCGCGAGCAGCTACTACTTCAGCGAAGGCATCGACCTGGTGACCCGGGTCCTCAAGGAGGGCGTCGGCGCCGTCTGTGCGACGGCCGGCATCACCCCGGCCGACATCGACTTCGCGTTCTTCGGGATCCCCACCTACGGCGAGGTCAGCGACGACGTCGCCGCTCTCGAGGCGGCGCCACGGGAGGCCCTCGGCCACGAACGGTACCGGGTCGACAACGACATGGTCTGCGGCTGGTCCGGCTCGCTGGGCGCTGCGGACGGCATCAACGTGATCAGCGGCACCGGATCGATGACCTACGGTGAACGTGCCGGTTCCGGCCTGCGCGTCGGCGGCTGGAGCGAACTGTTCGGCGACGAGGGCTCGGCGTACTGGATCGCCATCCGCGGCCTGCAGGCCTTCTCCCGGATGAGCGACGGTCGACAGCCCGCCGGTCCGCTCCTGGAGGTCCTGCGCAACCACCTGGAGCTGTCCGCGGACCTCGATCTGATCGACATCGTGCTGAACCGGTGGCAGGGTGACCGCGGCCGGATCGCGGCGCTGAGCCCACTGGTCACCCGCGCCGCCGACCAGGGCGACGAGGCGGCCGTGGCGATCCTCGCCGAGGCCGGCCGGGAACTCGCCCACCTGGTGGAGACCACCCGCCGCCGACTCGGCTACGCCGTCGACGAGCAGGTGCTGGTCTCCTACTCCGGCGGCACGTTCCACGCACGGCAGGTGCGCGAGGCATTCCGACAGCACCTACACACGCTGCACGACCGGTACGACCTTCGTCAGCCCTTGTATCCACCGGTCGTCGGCGCGGCGCTCTACGCCGCGAAACAGGCCCGCAGCCCGCTGAGCGCCGACGCGCTCGAGCATCTCCGGACCACCCCGCCCGCCACCGCCGCCTGAGGAGGCGCAGATGCCAACGACTATTTCACGCATCAGCCGTAGCTGGATTCCGTACGCGGCACTGCTCGTGCTGTTCTGGGGCGTATGGGGAGCCTTCTCCGCCGTCCCGACCAGGGACTACGGCTACCCCGACGGCATGGTCTACGTCGTCTGGTCCCTCACGATGATCATACCGGCCGTCGTCGCCCTGCGCGGCAACCGGCTGGACCGCCGCCCGATCGCAGCCGTGTACGGGCTGCTGGTCGGCCTGACCGGCGCCGGCGGCCAGTTGCTGCTGTTCAAGGCGCTCACCATCGGCCCGGCCTACCTGATCTTCCCGCTGATCGCGCTGTCTCCGGCGATCACCGTGCTGATGGCCACGGCGCTGCTGCGCGAACGCATCCCCCGGCTCGCCGTGATCGGCGTGATCACCGCGCTGGTCGCGGTCGTGCTGTTCAGCGTCAGCGACGGCGACGGTTCCGCCACCGGTGGTACCTGGTTGATCCTGGCCATCGTGGTCTGCGTCGCCTGGGGCGTGCAGGCCTACTTCATGCGTAAGGCAGCCACGGTCGGCGTCAACGACGCCACCACCTTCACCTGGATGACGATCAGCGGCCTGCTGCTGGTGCCGATCGCCATCTGGATGGCCGGTGGCCTGGCGCTGGACGCGCCGTGGCAGGCGCCGACCCTCGCCGCGGTCACCCAACTGCTCAACGCCGTCGGCGCGCTGTTCCTGGTGATGGCGTTCAGCCGGGGCAAGGCCTCGATCGTGGCCCCCACGACCAACGCCCTGGCGCCCGTGCTGACCGTGATCCTCTCACTGATCGTCTACCAGACGGTGCCGACGATCTACGCCACGATCGGCATCGTGCTCGCCATCGTCGGGTCCACCCTGATGGTCTACGCCGACGAGAAGCGCGGCGAGGCCGCGGCGGCGAACGTGGCCGACGCGGCCAGCCGCGACCGGGACGGCGCGCCGGACGTCGCCGTACCGTAATCGCCAGATCGACATCGACGGCCGCCGGTCCGGACCCCAGTCCGGGCCGGCGGCCTTTTTGCGGCTGTGGCGTGGCCATGAGTACTGAGTCGCCCGGCCCCGACGAACGCGTATATGCCCGGTCTTGTTTGCGCCACGGAAGCCCGCCGGTGGTCGGGAGGTCATCAAGGTCGGCGACCGTGGCGGACCGGGCCCGATTCGGGCCTGACCCGGGAGCCGGCGGCCCCGGTCGGGCGGCAAGCGGGGCAAAGCGGGGTGTTTTGCCTAACACTTGAGGTCATGAGCTGCTCAGCTCGATCGGTACGGCGATACCGTATCCCCGTGCCGAAAGGTCGTCCGGGACTCGGGCGGCAGGACGACGGCCCCTGGGGCCGGTGGCCGCGGCATCGACGAGGTTCGGCGGCGTTCTCGGTCCGCCTCCGACGGCAACTCGCCCGTGTCCCAACGCCGTGACCAGGTCAAGAAAGGCTTGATATGTCCCACCCCTCAGGCATTCCATCCGCGCTGGCCGCTGTTCGGGGACCCGTCCTCTTTCCGGGCGACGACGGTTTCCTCGGCGAGGCGGCGGTGTTCAACACGACCGTCAGCCACGAGCCGTACGTGATCATCGGGGCCACCGACGTGAACGATGTCCGCTCGGCGGTCCGCTTCGCGCGGGAGGAGGACCGCTCCGTCGCGGTCCTCAACACCGGACACGGCCCTTCCGTGTCCGTTTCTTCCGAGGCGGTCATGATCACTACGCGTCGGATGACGGGCCTGACTATCGACGGGGAGCGGCGGACCGCCCGGGTCGAGGCGGGCGTCAACTGGGGGCAGGTGGTCGAGGAGGCCGCCAAGCTCGGACTCGCGCCGCTCGCGGGTTCCTCACCACAGGTCGGCGTCGTGGGTTACACGCTGGGCGGTGGCGTGAGCGTCACGATCGGCCGGGCCTTCGGTTACGCGGCCGACCATGTCCGGGCGATCGAGATCGTGACTCCCGACGGCGAAGTCCGCCACGTCGCGCCGGATTCCGAGCCGGAGCTGCTCTTCGCCCTGCTCGGCGGGAAGGGCAACTTCGGTGTCGTCACCGCGATGGAGTTCAGCCTCTTCCCCGTCCCGGAGCTGTACGCGGGATTCCTGCAGTTCGCGGGCGAAGACGCCGGTGCGGTGCTGGAGGCCTACCGGTTGCTCGCCGCCACGGCGCCCGACGACCTGACTTCGTCGATCGTCTTCCTGCGCGTACCCGACCTGCCGTACATTCCCGAATTCATGCGGGGGAAGCTCAGCATCTTCGTCCGATTGTCGTACCTGGGCCCGGCGGCCGACGGCGAAACGTTGATCGCCCCGATGCGGGCTGCCGCTCCGGTGCTCGTCGACACCGTGGCCACCATGCCTCTCGCGCAGATCGCCACCATCACCAACGATCCGACCGATCCCGGCACCGCCGTCGAACACTTCGCGATGCTGGACGAGTTGTCACCGTCGGCGGTGGACGCGATCCTCGAACTCGCGGGTCCGGACTCCGAGGGGCACCTCACGCTCGTCAACCTGACCCAGCTCGGCGGCGCGTTCGGGAGGCCACCGGAACGGCCGAACGCCGTACGACGCGACGTCGCCTTCGCCGTGATCGCGTTGACCGTCCTGCCGCCCGGCGAGCCGACCACCGGCAAGGACCTGGGACTGGAGCTGACCGGTCGGCTCACCCGGCTCAACGGCCGGAAGCACCCCAGCTACCTGTCGCCGGCTGACACTTCCGTCGAGAACGTACGGCTGGCGTACGACGAGGCGACCTACGAACGGCTTCGGACGGCGAAGACCGAGCGGGACCCACGGAACATGTTCCGCTGGAACTACAACATCCCGCCTCGGGCATAGGGACATGGCGATTCGGAGAAGCCGTGCCGGCGGCGCGAAGCGGGCCGTCGTGCTGGACGCCGTGGCAGGTGTGCTCGCCGCTCGCGGCTACGAGAACACGCGGTTCACGGACGTGTCGGCGGCCAGCGGTGTCGCGGTCAGCACCCTGCAGAACTACTTCGGCTCGCGCGAGGACATGATCATCGAAGCCATGGAGGTCTTCACCGACCGGGAAGTAGACGCCCAGGCAACGGTGGCCGCCGCCGAGGCCGATCCGTGGCGACGACTCGTCGCGCTGGTGGACCGGAGTCTGCTCAACTCGGAGAGCAGCAGGCAGATCCTCGTCGAGTTCTGGCGATCCGCCATGCGTGACGACGACCTCCGCGACTACAGCGCGGAGGTGCAGACGCGTTACCGCGCGCCCTTCCTGACCGCTGTGCGGGAAGGCAGCGAGCGGGGTGAATTCAGGCTGGCCCAGGACGCCGAGGCCGTAACGGATCTCCTGCTCGCTGCCCTGGCCGGGCTGATCGTCTCTCGCGTCCAGCACCACCCCACGCCGTCACCCGCGCAGTTCCGCGACGTTCTGCTTGCCCAGCTCAGGCTGATGCTTGGCATCCAAGGCTGAATGTCCCGTACCCGAACGGATCGAGGAGCCATGGCTACCGTTGAACTCACCCGCTTCCACGTGCCCGCGGAACGCGCCGACACCCTGCTGGCCGCACGGCCCGCGATGCTGCGCGACTTCGAGGCCGACCGCACCGGCTTTCTCGGCGCGCAACTGATCCGGCTGACCGCGGACGTCTGGCTGGACATCGTCTTCTGGCGCTCACCCGAGGACTTCGCCGAGTCCCGGCGCCGGGGCGCCGACCGGCCCGGCATCCAGGCGTTCTTCTCGCTGATCGACAAGGTGATCAGCGTCGAGGAGGGCACCACCACCGAACCGGCAGGTGCGTGATGCGCGCGGCGTGGTACGACCGGCAGGGCCCGGCGCGCGAGGTGCTCCAGGTCGGGAAGTTGCCCGATCCGTCGCCGGGCGAGGGCGAGGTCCGGGTCCGGGTGTCGATTTCCGGGATCCACGTCGGTGACCTGGGCAAACGGCAGGGCTGGTGGGGGTCCACCATGTCATTCCCCCGGGTCGTCCCACACGGTGACGGTGCCGGGACGATCGACGCCGTCGGACCCGGCGTCGACCCGTCCCGGATCGGCGAACGGGTCTGGGTCTACCTCGCCCAGTCGTACCGCCCGTTCGGCAGCGCCGCCGAATACACCGTGGTACCGGCCCGGCACGCCGTAACGTTGCCTGCCGACGTGCCGTACGAGCAGGCCGCCGGCCTCGGCATCCCCGGCATCACCGCCCACCGGGCGATCTTCGCCGACGGGCCGGTGACCGATCAGCGGGTACTCGTCACCGGAGCCCTCGGCGCGGTCGGCCGGGCCGCGGTGGCGGTCGCCCGCCGGGGCGGCGCCACCGTGATCGCGACAGTACGGACCCCGGACCAGGTCGAACAGGTACTGGCCGCAGGGGCGCACCACGCGATCGACACCGCCGGCGGCGACCTGGCCACCCGGATCCTCGAACAGACCGGTGGGGAGCTGATCGACCGGGTGGCCGAGCTGGCTTTCGACGTCAACCTGGCGACCAACCTGGAAATTCTCCGGTACGGCGGCGTGATCGCCACCTACGCCACCGGTGCGGCCGAGCCACGCATCCCGTACTGGCCGCTGGGGTTCAAGAACATCACCGTCCGGTTCCTCAGCAACGACGACTTCCCGGAGCCCGCGAACGAGGCCGCCGCCACCGAACTGACAGCCGCGCTGGTCGCCGGTGACCTGCGCTACCCGATCGCCGCCCGGTTGCCGTTGACGGAGATCGCGCAGGCACATGAACTGGCCGAACACAGCTCGGCCAGGGGTCGGATCGTCCTGGACATCGAACAATGACCGTCGCGATCACCGGCGCGAACGGCGCCGTCCGGCGGCACGGACCTGTGGAACGACCATGATCTGGACAGCCGGTTTCCGCACCGCGGTCATCAGTCCCTACGAGCAACTCCAGTTCAGCGAACCCTGTGGCTT
The nucleotide sequence above comes from Plantactinospora soyae. Encoded proteins:
- a CDS encoding D-tagatose-bisphosphate aldolase, class II, non-catalytic subunit, yielding MSNPLDTVVALHKQGEPVGITSICSAHPLVLRAAMAQAREDGDPVLIEATSNQVDQDGGYTGMRPADFRDLVHRAADRAGLPRERVVLGGDHLGPNRWRSLPAEQAMARADVLVAAYVEAGFTKIHLDCSYPCADDRTPLTDEVMAARAARMLAVAEKTAAALGRAGELRYVIGTEVPVPGGAEETIEELLPTTAGSARGTLARHRAAFAEQGLEHVWPQVIALVVQPGVEFDHLRVVDYDRDRTKDLQRVLDDEPAMVFEAHSTDYQTVPRLAALVEDHWAVLKVGPGVTFALREALFALAAIEAELVPEHDRSSLPEVVEQRMCAEPGQWAKYYTGDAAEQRLARRYSYSDRMRYYWPDPEIQAAERRLLANLTDRIIPLPLLSQYLPDQYQRVRDGTLGNDPVELVLDRVRDVLRGYRHAVTPAQGRRAA
- a CDS encoding NADPH:quinone reductase — its product is MRAAWYDRQGPAREVLQVGKLPDPSPGEGEVRVRVSISGIHVGDLGKRQGWWGSTMSFPRVVPHGDGAGTIDAVGPGVDPSRIGERVWVYLAQSYRPFGSAAEYTVVPARHAVTLPADVPYEQAAGLGIPGITAHRAIFADGPVTDQRVLVTGALGAVGRAAVAVARRGGATVIATVRTPDQVEQVLAAGAHHAIDTAGGDLATRILEQTGGELIDRVAELAFDVNLATNLEILRYGGVIATYATGAAEPRIPYWPLGFKNITVRFLSNDDFPEPANEAAATELTAALVAGDLRYPIAARLPLTEIAQAHELAEHSSARGRIVLDIEQ
- a CDS encoding SIS domain-containing protein gives rise to the protein MSALLDLQPDYLRRRGALDTSREIAQQPAVWRQIGRMATESDAATAAFLKPLLERPDLRIVLTGAGTSAYVGEVLAPSLRRRLGRRVDAVATTDIVADPLACFAEDVPTLLVSFARSGDSPESVTAPELATQVLTDCWHLVVTCNDRGRLAGQHADRPTSQVLLLPEAANDRGFAMTSSFTGMVLAGLLTLGGPDEDLVERLATAAERILATRPAAAADLAARGYSRIVYLGSGTLHGVARESALKVLELTAGRAVALAESALAFRHGPKSVLNDQTLVVSYESNDPYTSQYDRDMVAELLRVIPECDLVTVTGHSGQPARDNAWTLPGLEDVDDAALALPAVICAQLIGLHFSLALGRTPDNPFPGGEVNRVVQGAIMHPLRR
- a CDS encoding TetR/AcrR family transcriptional regulator — encoded protein: MAIRRSRAGGAKRAVVLDAVAGVLAARGYENTRFTDVSAASGVAVSTLQNYFGSREDMIIEAMEVFTDREVDAQATVAAAEADPWRRLVALVDRSLLNSESSRQILVEFWRSAMRDDDLRDYSAEVQTRYRAPFLTAVREGSERGEFRLAQDAEAVTDLLLAALAGLIVSRVQHHPTPSPAQFRDVLLAQLRLMLGIQG
- a CDS encoding FAD-binding oxidoreductase, translating into MSHPSGIPSALAAVRGPVLFPGDDGFLGEAAVFNTTVSHEPYVIIGATDVNDVRSAVRFAREEDRSVAVLNTGHGPSVSVSSEAVMITTRRMTGLTIDGERRTARVEAGVNWGQVVEEAAKLGLAPLAGSSPQVGVVGYTLGGGVSVTIGRAFGYAADHVRAIEIVTPDGEVRHVAPDSEPELLFALLGGKGNFGVVTAMEFSLFPVPELYAGFLQFAGEDAGAVLEAYRLLAATAPDDLTSSIVFLRVPDLPYIPEFMRGKLSIFVRLSYLGPAADGETLIAPMRAAAPVLVDTVATMPLAQIATITNDPTDPGTAVEHFAMLDELSPSAVDAILELAGPDSEGHLTLVNLTQLGGAFGRPPERPNAVRRDVAFAVIALTVLPPGEPTTGKDLGLELTGRLTRLNGRKHPSYLSPADTSVENVRLAYDEATYERLRTAKTERDPRNMFRWNYNIPPRA
- a CDS encoding GntR family transcriptional regulator, whose product is MTVARTRMPRGLFADDALPLYERTAGQLLDDLRATAARTGDRLPSERALATRYAVSRVTLRAALADLESRGIVRPSSTRGWFVADLDQFPDPAMASTSAAPQVQGLADFARVNGLTPSSRVLSAAVRPATVSEAEDLRIAPGADLFELHRLRFLDDLLVVLEHNRLPLAACPALAETDFNSASLYATLREADPPQLPRVADYSVEARHPTPREIELFGIADTMPMLVATQLTFNQAGRPIELTVQVYRGDRYRFRASITNRP
- a CDS encoding BadF/BadG/BcrA/BcrD ATPase family protein: MFLGVDGGGTKTAFCLLRADGSVVAQATTASSYYFSEGIDLVTRVLKEGVGAVCATAGITPADIDFAFFGIPTYGEVSDDVAALEAAPREALGHERYRVDNDMVCGWSGSLGAADGINVISGTGSMTYGERAGSGLRVGGWSELFGDEGSAYWIAIRGLQAFSRMSDGRQPAGPLLEVLRNHLELSADLDLIDIVLNRWQGDRGRIAALSPLVTRAADQGDEAAVAILAEAGRELAHLVETTRRRLGYAVDEQVLVSYSGGTFHARQVREAFRQHLHTLHDRYDLRQPLYPPVVGAALYAAKQARSPLSADALEHLRTTPPATAA
- a CDS encoding DMT family transporter, with amino-acid sequence MPTTISRISRSWIPYAALLVLFWGVWGAFSAVPTRDYGYPDGMVYVVWSLTMIIPAVVALRGNRLDRRPIAAVYGLLVGLTGAGGQLLLFKALTIGPAYLIFPLIALSPAITVLMATALLRERIPRLAVIGVITALVAVVLFSVSDGDGSATGGTWLILAIVVCVAWGVQAYFMRKAATVGVNDATTFTWMTISGLLLVPIAIWMAGGLALDAPWQAPTLAAVTQLLNAVGALFLVMAFSRGKASIVAPTTNALAPVLTVILSLIVYQTVPTIYATIGIVLAIVGSTLMVYADEKRGEAAAANVADAASRDRDGAPDVAVP